The sequence below is a genomic window from Ruminiclostridium josui JCM 17888.
ACAGTTGTTCCATCTTCCAGTGGCCATTCGGAAAGACAGCTTATGCTTATGCAGGACTTTGGGACTACTATTCTCGTAGGAACACCATCGTATGCGCTTTATTTAGCAGAGATTGCTGATGAAATAGGTCTGGACAAGAGCAAGCTTAAGCTAAGGTTGGGCTTATTCGGAGGAGAAGGACATACTCCTGAAATGAGAGCTGAAATAGAAAGAAGATGGGGAATTAAGGCTACAGAAAATTATGGACTAAGTGAAGTTCAGGGGCCTGGTGTTTCCGGTGAGTGTCATTGCCAGTGTGGTATGCATATCAATGAAGATCATTTTTATCCTGAAATAATTAATTCAGAAACAGGGGAAGCTCTTGACTATGGTAATAAAGGAGAACTTGTACTTACAACCTTGACTAAAGAAGGAATTCCGATGCTTCGTTACAGAACAAAGGATATAACCATACTGAATCCTGAAAAATGTGAGTGCGGAAGAACTACCGTCAGAATGAATAAGGTGCTTGGAAGAACTGATGATATGCTAATAATTAGAGGTGTTAATGTATTTCCTTCACAAATCGAAAGTGTACTTGTAGGTATGGAAGGAATCGGACCTCATTACCAGATAATTGTTACAAAAAACGGGTATATGGATGCAATTGAAGTACATGTTGAGTTAATAGACGGAAAGTTGCTGGAAAAGTTCAGTGAATTAGAGAAGCTTGAGAAAAAGATACGTCATGAATTAAAAGTTGTTCTTCAAATAGATGCAAAGGTTAAGCTTGTAGAGCCAAAATCAATTGAAAGAACAACAGGAAAAGCAAAGCGTGTTATTGATATGAGAAACCAATAATAAATTCCTTTTAATTTATTGTGGCACAGTACTAATAGTACTGTGCCATTTTAACTAAATTGTTGATTTACTTTTCAAATCCTTTTTATAGGATATAATAGTAGTATTGATAAAAACGGAAAATTATATGAATGGAGGAAACTTTATGAAAAAAATAGGTTTTATAGGTACCGGTACCATGGGAACAGCAATGATAAAAGGTATAATAGGGGCACAGATTGTCAACCCTTCAAATATTCATGTTTTTGATTTGGATAAGGCAAAGCTTGAAGTATTATGTAGCGATTTGGGAGTAAATGCAGAGGAAAATTCGCGTGAAATTGTAAAGAAATGTGATTTTGTTTTTCTAGCAGTTAAGCCAAATGTCGTAAAGACAGTTTTGGAAGAAATAAAGGATGTATTTTCAGATGAAAAGATTTTTATAAGTATTGCTGCGGGTATTCCTCTTAAAACCTACAAGAACACACTTGGGGAAAACAAAAAAATAATCAGAGCTATGCCAAATACTCCGGCTGTAATAGGTGAAGGAATGACTCTGATAAGCTTTGATTCCTGTGTTCAAGATAGTGAAGTTAAGGAAGCCATGAGTCTTCTTGGTTCACTTGGTAAAGTAGAATGTATGGAAGAAAAACTCATGAATGAGGTTGTGGCACTAACCGGCAGCAGTCCTGCATATATTTTTATGCTGATAGAGGCAATGGCAGATGCGGCTGTTTTATCAGGTATTCCAAGGCAGACGGCCTACAGGCTTGCTTCACAGGCGGTGGCAGGAAGTGCAAAGATGGTAGCGGAGACAGGTAAGCATCCAGGGGAATTAAAAGATCAGGTTTGCTCACCTGCAGGAACTACAATTGAAGCGGTTGCGGCTTTGGAGAAATATGGGTTTAGAAACTCTGTAATTGAAGCTATGAACGAGTGTACAAAAAAAGCAAGAGAGCTTGGTAATATTTACGGATAAAGAATTTGCTGGTTATCAGGAGGCGAAATGAAGCAGGTAGAAATATATACCGATGGTGCTTGCTCAGGAAATCCCGGTGCAGGTGGTTGGGGAGCGGTGCTCATATATGGTGAACATAAAATTGAAATATCCGGATTTGAAAAGAGTACAACAAATAATAAAATGGAGCTGACGGCAGCATATGAAGCTCTGAAAAGACTAAAAGAACCGTGTAAAGTAAATTTATACAGTGATAGTGCCTATCTTGTAAATGCCTTTTCACAGGGCTGGCTGGATAAATGGATAAAAAACGGATGGA
It includes:
- a CDS encoding phenylacetate--CoA ligase family protein, whose protein sequence is MIWNTQVECMTRNSMKELQLERLKNIVRVAYENVPMYKKKFDEIGLRPEHIQTLKDIEKIPFTTKNDLRDNYPYGLFAVPLKKIVRLHASSGTTGKPIVVGYTKKDMDNWSENIARLVLAAGGREEDIAQVVFGYGLFTGGFGLHQGLEKVGITVVPSSSGHSERQLMLMQDFGTTILVGTPSYALYLAEIADEIGLDKSKLKLRLGLFGGEGHTPEMRAEIERRWGIKATENYGLSEVQGPGVSGECHCQCGMHINEDHFYPEIINSETGEALDYGNKGELVLTTLTKEGIPMLRYRTKDITILNPEKCECGRTTVRMNKVLGRTDDMLIIRGVNVFPSQIESVLVGMEGIGPHYQIIVTKNGYMDAIEVHVELIDGKLLEKFSELEKLEKKIRHELKVVLQIDAKVKLVEPKSIERTTGKAKRVIDMRNQ
- the proC gene encoding pyrroline-5-carboxylate reductase; the encoded protein is MKKIGFIGTGTMGTAMIKGIIGAQIVNPSNIHVFDLDKAKLEVLCSDLGVNAEENSREIVKKCDFVFLAVKPNVVKTVLEEIKDVFSDEKIFISIAAGIPLKTYKNTLGENKKIIRAMPNTPAVIGEGMTLISFDSCVQDSEVKEAMSLLGSLGKVECMEEKLMNEVVALTGSSPAYIFMLIEAMADAAVLSGIPRQTAYRLASQAVAGSAKMVAETGKHPGELKDQVCSPAGTTIEAVAALEKYGFRNSVIEAMNECTKKARELGNIYG
- the rnhA gene encoding ribonuclease HI, with product MKQVEIYTDGACSGNPGAGGWGAVLIYGEHKIEISGFEKSTTNNKMELTAAYEALKRLKEPCKVNLYSDSAYLVNAFSQGWLDKWIKNGWKRNKNEEVKNIELWKELVRLASIHEIKWIKVKGHADNVFNNLCDKLATEEIKKNS